CGTCGGCGCGCCGATGTCGAGGATCTTTCGGACCGTTTCTCCCTTGAGCCACAGATCCGACAGCGACGGCTCGAGCCCCACCCGACCCGAAAAGAGCAGGTAGAGGCCGATGCTGGCGGCGATACCCCGGGAGAACACCGTCGCAACCGCGGCGCCCGCGACGCCGTACCCCTCGAAGCCGGTGGCGCCGTAGAGGGCGGTCTCGAGTCCGGTCGCCCCGATCCAAGCGAACATCGGGTTCTCGGTGAAGCCGAGGATGAGGAGCGGATCGATGACGACGTTGATGACGACGCTGACCAGCATCAGGTACAGCGGCGTACGCGTGTCACCCCAGCCGCGGGAGAGGGCGTCGAAGATGAAGAACCAGAACATGAAACAGACCCCGACGAAGATGATCCGGGTGTAGGTAACGGCGTAGACGTACGCGTCGCTGCCCGGCTCCGCCCCGATCAGCCGCATCATCCACGGCGAGAGCGCGTAGCCGACGATCGCGAACGCGATCGCGACGAGCGTGACGAAAGAGAGCGTCTGGCCGGCGACGTGCGAGGACTGCGTGAAGTTGCCCGCGCCCTTGTGCTGGGAGACGAGGACGGTCCCCGCGACGGTCAGCCCGCCGCCGACGCTGACCATCAGGAAGACGATCGCCCACGAGTACGAGAGGGCGGCGACGGCGTCGCCGCCGAGTCGCCCGACCCAGAAGGTGTCCGCGAGATTGTATCCCACGTGCAGAAGCTGACCGGCCACGATCGGCGCCGAGAGGACCACCAGCGGTTTGAACAGCGCGCCGTCGGTGACGTTGACCGAGCGATCGGTCCCACCGTCTGCGTCGCTCACTCTCGGTCACCCGTGTTGCCGGCGTCGGGGCCGTCGCCGTCAGCCTCGTTGTTGGTAGTCTCGCCGGC
This DNA window, taken from Natronococcus sp. CG52, encodes the following:
- a CDS encoding MATE family efflux transporter, which gives rise to MSDADGGTDRSVNVTDGALFKPLVVLSAPIVAGQLLHVGYNLADTFWVGRLGGDAVAALSYSWAIVFLMVSVGGGLTVAGTVLVSQHKGAGNFTQSSHVAGQTLSFVTLVAIAFAIVGYALSPWMMRLIGAEPGSDAYVYAVTYTRIIFVGVCFMFWFFIFDALSRGWGDTRTPLYLMLVSVVINVVIDPLLILGFTENPMFAWIGATGLETALYGATGFEGYGVAGAAVATVFSRGIAASIGLYLLFSGRVGLEPSLSDLWLKGETVRKILDIGAPTATEQGFRAFGITVLTAVIALAGTDAVAAYGIINRLSSLMFLPALGLARGTETVVGQNLGAEQIDRARRAVKLSSVVIVSIFAVVVAIAYPLAEPITAVFIEGEESAQVIEYGAAYIVIAGPSYLFLGVFQILLGGLRGSGSTRAAMLLSIQELWLYRIPIAAVAIVVFNMGVVGVWYAVAISYVLSAIVTAAWFLRGTWTENVVSDEPAGPTPEPGD